CGGTCCAGGTGCCGGGTGTAGTCCGGGCCGTAGATGATCCGCAGGTACTCGCGGCCGCGGACCTTCAGCCCCGGCTGGACCAGCCGGCCGGAGCCGTCCCGGTGCAGGGCCTCGACCGGCTTGACCACCATGCCCTCGCCGCCGGCCGCGGTGAGCTCCTCCCACCAGGCGGTGGCGGCGGCCACCGAGGACTCGTCCTCGGTGTCGACCAGCAGCCGCCCGGTGCGGTGCAGCACCGAAGTGGCGCCGTCCGCCGCCGCGGCCGCACGGTCGGCGTCGACCAGGCGGTCGATCAGGTCGAGGTGCTCGGTGTGCGGGCGCAGCGCCAGGTTGGCCCCCTCGGCGGCGAGCAGCTGGAACGGGGCCAGCCGGATGCCGCTGAGGCCCTCGGTGGGCCAGCAGTAGCGCCGGTAGGCCTCGGTGAAGGCCAGCGCGTCGGCGGCGCGCTCCTGCTGGCGGTCCGTCAGCTCCTGCACGTCGAGGCCGCGCCCGGCGGCCAGGGCGAGCGCGTCCAGGGCTGCGGGCAGCGCGGCGCCCGCAGCCGCGCCGACCGCGGCGTACTGACGGCGCAGCAGCTCCACGGCCTTCAGCGACCAGGGCATCAGCTCGGCGTCCAGCAGCAGCCACCCGGTGTCGAGCTCCTCGAACAGGCCGGACCGCTCGGCGGCGGTCCGCAGCCGGTCCAGGATCGCGCCGGTGAGCTGCTCGTCGTTGAGGAACGCACGGCCGGTCCTGGTCCAGATCGCGCCCGGGCCGGGCAGGCCGAAGCGCTTCTCCAGGGCGGTGTCGTCCCGGGCGACCAGCACGACGGCCCGCGAGCCCATGTGCTTCTCCTCGCAGATCACCTGCCGCACCCCGTCGTGCCGGTAGGCGAGGAACGCCTCCTCGGGGTGTTCCAGCCAGCCGTCGCGACGGGAGGTCGGCGACGGCGCCATGGTCGGCGGCAGGTAGGCGAGCAGCCGCGGGTCGAGCGCGAAGCGGCTCATCACCTCCAGCGCCGCGGCGGCGTTCTCCTCCCGGACGGCGACGTTGCCGAGCCGGGCGGTCTCCACCACGCGGCGGCCGGCCACGTCGGCGAGGTCCAGCGGACGGCCCTCCCGGCCGCCCGGCGCGTCGGTGTGCATCGGGCGGACCGGCTCGTACCACTCCTGCTCGGCCGGGACGGAGACCACTTCGCGCTCGGGGTAGCGCAGCGCGGTGAGGCTGCCGCCGAACACGCAGCCGGTGTCCAGGCAGATGGTGTTGTTGAGGAAGCTCGCCACCGGCACCGGGGTGTGGCCGTAGACCACCAGGGCGCGGCCGCGGTACTCCTCGGCCCACGGGTAGCGCACCGGCAGGCCGTACTCGTCGGTCTCACCGGTGGTGTCGCCGTACAGCGCGTGCGAGCGGACCCGGCCGGAGGCCCGGCCGTGGAACTTCTCCGGCAGACCGGCGTGGCAGACCACCAGCGCGCCGCCGTCCAGCAGGTAGTGGCTGACCAGGCCGCGCATGAACTCCCGCACCTCGGCGCGGAACTCCTCGCTCTCGCCGGACAGCTGGTCGATCGACTCCTGCAGGCCGTGCGAGACGGTGACCTTGCGGCCGCCCATCCAGCGGCCCAGCTTGTTCTCGTGGTTGCCGGGGACGCAGAGGGCGTGGCCGGCCGCGACCATGCCCATCACCAGGCGCAGCACGCCCGGGGTGTCCGGGCCGCGGTCGACCAGGTCGCCGACGAAGACCGCGGTGCGGCCCTCCGGGTGCGCGGCGTCGACGGCGCGGCCCTGCTCGTCGCGGGTGGTCGCGTAGCCGAGCCGGCCGAGCAGGGTCTCCAGCTCGGAGCGGCAGCCGTGGATGTCGCCGACGATGTCGAACGGGCCGGTCAGGTGCCGCAGGTCGTTGTACCGCTTCTCCGGGACGATCTCGGCGTGCTCGATCTCCTCGACGCCGCGCAGCACGTGCACCTTGCGGAAGCCCTCGCGTTCCAGCCCGCGCAGCGAGCGGCGCAGGTCGCGCTGGTGACGGGGGATCACGTGGGCGGGCAGCTGCCGGTCCGGTCTGGCCCGGTTGCGTTCGGCGCACACCTCCGCCGGAACGTCCAGCACGATGGCGATCGGCAGCACGTGGTGCTCACGGGCGATCGCGACCAGCGCCCGGCGGGCGTGGTCCTGGACGTTGGTGGCGTCGACCACGGTGAGCCGACCCGCCGCGAGGCGCTTGCCGACGATGTAGTGCAGCAGGTCGAAGGCGTCGGCGGAAGCGGACTGGTCGTTCTCGTCGTCGGCGACCAGGCCCCGGCAGGAGTCGGAGGAGACCACCTCGGTGGGCTTGAAGTGCTTGCGGGCGAAGCTGGACTTGCCCGCGCCGGTGCTGCCGATCAGCACCACCAGCGAGACGTCGGTGACGGGCAGCCGGCGGCCGGCCCGGGCGGGGGTCGTCTCCGGGGTTGCGGTGGTCATCGGTGGGCGCTCCCTTCCGGGGCGGGGTCGTTCGACGGGGTGTCGGTCGGGGTGGACGCCCCGGGTGCGGCCGAGGGTTCGGCGAGGCGGAAGTGGGCGAGCTGGGTGGGCGCGCCGAGCGCCGGGTCGAGCGGGCCGACCGGCTCCACCTCGACGGTGTAGCCGTAGTCGGCGGCGACCTGCTCCGTCCAGGCCGCGAACTCGGCGCGGCTCCACTCGAAGCGGTGGTCGTCGTGGCGCATCCGCCCGGCGGGCAGCGTCTCCCAGTGCACGTTGTACTCGGCGTTCGGCGTGGTGACGACGACCGCGGTGGGCCGGGCCGCGCCGAACACGGCGTACTCCAGCGCGGGCAGCCGGGGCAGGTCGAGGTGCTCGATCACCTCGCACAGCACCGCCGCGTCGTAGCCCTTCAGCCGGGCGTCGGTGTACGTCAGCGCGCCCTGGACCAGCTTGACCCGGGCCGCCTGACGTTCCGACATCCGGTCGAGGTGGAGCTTGCGGGCGGCGATCGTCAGGGCGCGGGAGGAGACGTCGACCCCGAGCACCTCGGTGACCCTCGGCTCCTTGAGCAGCGCGCCGATCAGCTCGCCCTGCCCGCAGCCCAGGTCGAGCACCCGGGCCGCACCGGTGCGGGCCAGGGCGTCGAGGATCGCCGTCCGCCGCTGGGCGGCCAGCGACTCGCCGCGCTTCTCGTCCTCCGCCGGAGTCGCCGCCCCCGCCGGCCCTGACGTGCCGTCGGCCTGGACGGCGACGACCGTGTTCCCGGTGCTGTCGGTGTTCCCGGTGCTGTCGGTGCTGTCGGTGCCGGTCGGGTCGGCGGCGGCCATCTCCGGGGTGTCCGGGGTGTCCGGGACGTCCGGGGTGTCCGGGGTGTCCGGGACGGCGTTGTCGAGTTCCTCCGCCTCGCGGTCGTCGGCCTCGGCCAACCGGGCCAGGGCGAGGCGTTCCATCGCGAGCTTGGTCAGCGACCAGCGGCGGGACAGGTAGCGGCGGGCGATCAGGGCGCGTTCGGGGTGCTCGGCGAGCCAGCCCTGGCCGGCCGCGAGCAGCTTGTCCACCTCGTCGGGCGCGACCCAGTAGTGCTTGGCGCCGTCGAGGACCGGCAGCAGCACGTACAGGTGCTGCAGCGCGTCGGCGAGCCGCAGCGTGCCGGTGAGTTCGAGCCGCACGTACCGGGAGTCGCCCCACTCGGGGAAGGACTCGTCCAGCGGGACGGGCGTCACGCCGACCTGCCAGCCCAGCGGGGCGAACAGGCGCTCCACCAGCGCGGGGCCGTCACCGCCCGCGACCGGGACGGCGGGCAGCGCGATCCGCAACGGCAGGGTGCGCCCGGGCAATTCGGGGCGGTGCGGGCACTCGCCCTTCATCGCGGACCGGTAGACGGTGCGCAGCGCCACCGCGAGCAGCGAGGACGCGGCGTACGGCCGGTCGTTGACGTACTGGGCGAGCGCGAGGTCGGGCGAGCCGGCCCGGCCCTTGCCGCGGCCCTGGCGGAGCAGCGCGGTGGGGTCGACCTCCAGCAACAGGGCGGCGGTGCACGTCTGCTCCCCCGACTCGGGGTAGAAGACGTGAGCCGTGCCGTGCGCGGTGGTGAACCGCTGCACCTTGTCAGGATGCTTGTGCAGCAGAAAGCCCAGGTCGGACGCGGGGTCCTCGGCGGTGCCGGTAGTGGAGATCGATACGAACACCCGGCCGAGTATGACCCGTGGGCCGGTGGTCGGGCACCAGGTTTTGTCCGTCCGGTGAGCGTGTTGGTCAGCCCTCGCCCTGATTGGTTACGGTGCGGGATGTGACTGCTGATACCTCCTCCACCCCCGCAAGCGGCGCGGTGGCCGCCGGTCTGGCGACCATCGCCGCCGACGGCACCGTCCTCGACACCTGGTTCCCCGCGCCCGAGCTGGCTGCCGCTCCGGGCCCGTCCGGCACCGCCCGGCTGAGCGCCGAGGAGGCCGAGAGCCTCATCGGCCCGGGCGCCGCCGAGGCACTGCGCACCGATGCCCGGCGCGGCGTCGAGGTGGTGGCGGTGCGCACCGTCATCTCCTCGCTGGACGAGAAGCCGCTGGACGCGCACGACGTCTACCTGCGCCTGCACCTGCTGTCCGCCCGCCTGGTGCAGCCGCACGGCCAGAACCTGGACGGCATCTTCGGCCTGCTGGCGAACGTCGCCTGGACGTCGATCGGCCCGACCCCGGTCGGCAACGTCGAGCAGGCCCGGCTGGCGGTGCGCTCCCAGGGCGGCCAGCTCGCCCTGTACGGCATCGACAAGTTCCCGCGGATGACCGACTACGTCGCGCCGAGCGGCGTCCGGATCGCCCACGCGGACCGGGTGCGCCTGGGTGCGCACCTGGCCGAGGGCACCACGGTGATGCACGAGGGCTTCGTCAACTTCAACGCCGGCACCCTGGGCACCTCGATGGTCGAGGGCCGGATCAGCGCGGGCGTGGTGGTCGGTGACCACAGCGACATCGGCGGCGGCTCCTCGATCATGGGCACCCTCTCCGGCGGCGGCAAGCAGGTCGTCTCGGTGGGCGAGCGCTGCCTGCTGGGCGCCAACGCGGGCATCGGCATCTCGCTGGGCAACGACTGCGTGGTGGAGGCCGGCCTGTACGTCACCGCCGGCACCCGGGTCACCGCCCCCGACGGCTCGGTGGCCAAGGCGGTGGAGCTGTCCGGCCAGGACAACCTGCTGTTCCGCCGCAACTCGCAGTCGGGCGCGGTCGAGGTGATCGCCCGCTCCGGTTCGTGGGGCGGTCTGAACGCGGACCTGCACTCGCACAACTGACCTCCTGTCAGACGGTGTTGCCCCGGCGGCCGCCCTGCTGCGGCCGCCGGCCCGCGACCACCCGGTGGCCCGTTCCTGCCCGGCGCCGTAGCCGAGCGGGGGCGGGCCTCGCAAACTCGGCTCACCCCTGGGGCTGACCGGGCCCCGCGGTTGGACCTCTACGGGTGGTCCGGGGTGACCGCGCGCGGCGGGGGCTCGTTGGACCGGCGGCGTCGACCCCCGGCGCTTCACACCGCACCACCGAGTTGAAGGGGCCCCCTCATGTCCGAGCCCTGGACCGAGCCGCCCACGCCGGGCAC
The DNA window shown above is from Streptomyces sp. TLI_171 and carries:
- a CDS encoding polynucleotide kinase-phosphatase, producing MTTATPETTPARAGRRLPVTDVSLVVLIGSTGAGKSSFARKHFKPTEVVSSDSCRGLVADDENDQSASADAFDLLHYIVGKRLAAGRLTVVDATNVQDHARRALVAIAREHHVLPIAIVLDVPAEVCAERNRARPDRQLPAHVIPRHQRDLRRSLRGLEREGFRKVHVLRGVEEIEHAEIVPEKRYNDLRHLTGPFDIVGDIHGCRSELETLLGRLGYATTRDEQGRAVDAAHPEGRTAVFVGDLVDRGPDTPGVLRLVMGMVAAGHALCVPGNHENKLGRWMGGRKVTVSHGLQESIDQLSGESEEFRAEVREFMRGLVSHYLLDGGALVVCHAGLPEKFHGRASGRVRSHALYGDTTGETDEYGLPVRYPWAEEYRGRALVVYGHTPVPVASFLNNTICLDTGCVFGGSLTALRYPEREVVSVPAEQEWYEPVRPMHTDAPGGREGRPLDLADVAGRRVVETARLGNVAVREENAAAALEVMSRFALDPRLLAYLPPTMAPSPTSRRDGWLEHPEEAFLAYRHDGVRQVICEEKHMGSRAVVLVARDDTALEKRFGLPGPGAIWTRTGRAFLNDEQLTGAILDRLRTAAERSGLFEELDTGWLLLDAELMPWSLKAVELLRRQYAAVGAAAGAALPAALDALALAAGRGLDVQELTDRQQERAADALAFTEAYRRYCWPTEGLSGIRLAPFQLLAAEGANLALRPHTEHLDLIDRLVDADRAAAAADGATSVLHRTGRLLVDTEDESSVAAATAWWEELTAAGGEGMVVKPVEALHRDGSGRLVQPGLKVRGREYLRIIYGPDYTRHLDRLRQRSLGHKRSLALREYALGLESLDRLAAGEPLWRVHEAVFAVLALESEPVDPRL
- a CDS encoding 3' terminal RNA ribose 2'-O-methyltransferase Hen1 → MFVSISTTGTAEDPASDLGFLLHKHPDKVQRFTTAHGTAHVFYPESGEQTCTAALLLEVDPTALLRQGRGKGRAGSPDLALAQYVNDRPYAASSLLAVALRTVYRSAMKGECPHRPELPGRTLPLRIALPAVPVAGGDGPALVERLFAPLGWQVGVTPVPLDESFPEWGDSRYVRLELTGTLRLADALQHLYVLLPVLDGAKHYWVAPDEVDKLLAAGQGWLAEHPERALIARRYLSRRWSLTKLAMERLALARLAEADDREAEELDNAVPDTPDTPDVPDTPDTPEMAAADPTGTDSTDSTGNTDSTGNTVVAVQADGTSGPAGAATPAEDEKRGESLAAQRRTAILDALARTGAARVLDLGCGQGELIGALLKEPRVTEVLGVDVSSRALTIAARKLHLDRMSERQAARVKLVQGALTYTDARLKGYDAAVLCEVIEHLDLPRLPALEYAVFGAARPTAVVVTTPNAEYNVHWETLPAGRMRHDDHRFEWSRAEFAAWTEQVAADYGYTVEVEPVGPLDPALGAPTQLAHFRLAEPSAAPGASTPTDTPSNDPAPEGSAHR
- the dapD gene encoding 2,3,4,5-tetrahydropyridine-2,6-dicarboxylate N-succinyltransferase; this encodes MTADTSSTPASGAVAAGLATIAADGTVLDTWFPAPELAAAPGPSGTARLSAEEAESLIGPGAAEALRTDARRGVEVVAVRTVISSLDEKPLDAHDVYLRLHLLSARLVQPHGQNLDGIFGLLANVAWTSIGPTPVGNVEQARLAVRSQGGQLALYGIDKFPRMTDYVAPSGVRIAHADRVRLGAHLAEGTTVMHEGFVNFNAGTLGTSMVEGRISAGVVVGDHSDIGGGSSIMGTLSGGGKQVVSVGERCLLGANAGIGISLGNDCVVEAGLYVTAGTRVTAPDGSVAKAVELSGQDNLLFRRNSQSGAVEVIARSGSWGGLNADLHSHN